The genomic DNA GAGGCCGGGCGCGTCGTCCTCGAGGGCGGCGGCGGGGCCGTCGACGCGGGCGTGGCCATGATGCTCGTGAGCTGCGCGGCCGAGACGATCTTCACCGGCCTGGCCGGGGGCGGCTTCGCCACGGTCTACGAGGCGGCGACCCGCACGGTGACCTGCGTCGACTTCTTCGTCGCCGTCCCCGGTCTGGGCGAGCGGCGGGCCGGGCCGGGCACGGCCATCGAGATCACCTTCGTCGGCCAGCGCGTCCCCTACGAGATCGGGCCCGCGACGGTGGCCGTCCCCGGCGTCCCGGCCGGCGCGCGGCACCTGTGGTCGCGCTGGGGCCGGCTGCCCTGGGCCGACGTCGTCGCGCCCGGGCTCGCCGCCTCGTACGGCACCCCGTTCCCCCGCACCCACGCCGAGCTGCTCCCCCGCGTCGCGCCGGCGATGTGCGTGGGCGAGGGCGACCTCGTCTACCGCCACGGTGACGGTTCGCTGCTGGAGGCGGGCGACCCGCTGCGCCACCCCGACCACCACCGCGCGTACGAGCTGCTCGCCCGCGACCCCGACGCCTTCTACTCCGGCGAGTTCGCCGACGCCCTCCTCGAGGCCCTGGCCGACGGCTCCGCGCTGTCGCAGGCCGACCTCGACGCGTACGCGGTCGTCGAGAGCCGACCCTCCGTGGCCCGCTTCGACGACCTGACCGTGCACGCGCGCGGTGACGACCTCGACGACGTCCTCGGCACGCTGCAGGCGGCGGGCCTGGCCGTGCCCGGCGACCCCCACCACGACGTCGCCTCGACGCTGGGGCTCGTCGCCGCGCTCCGGGCGCCCGACCGCCGCGCCGAGACGACCAACCTCGTCGCGGTCGACGAGCGCGGCGACGCCTGCGTGATCACGACCAGCCTCGGCCTCGGCTCGGGGGTGTGGGTGCCCGGCTTCGGCGTGCACCTCAACTCCATGCTCGGCGAGGGCGAGCTGATCCGCGCCGAGCTCGACCCCGGCGTGCGGATGGGCTCGATGATGTCGCCGCTCGTGGCGCTGGACGCCGACGGCGCCCTCGTCGCGGCCGCCGGTGCCGCGGGCGGCAGCCGCATCCGGCCCGCGCTCGTGCAGACCCTGCTGCGGGTCCTGCGCGGCACCCCGCCGCAGCAGGCGATCGACGCCCCGCGGCTCAACGCGCTGCCCGACCTCGTCCGCCTCGAGCCGGGCTTCGACGCCGCCGTCCTCGAGGGACTCGCGCTCGCCGGCGTCCCCACCGCGGTCGCCGACGGCCTCGACCCGTACTTCGGCGGGGTGTCCGCGATCAGCACCGGCGGTGCGGGGTCGGACCCGCGGCGGAGCGGCCACGCGTGGCTTCTGCCTCCGCTCCGCTCCGGCGCGGCCGACGCTCTGACCCTCCGCCTTCCTCCCTCCCGCTGACGACGGAGAAGCGTGTCGTCAGCGTCCGGTCGTCCAGGCGGAGGCGCGTCGGCCGGCGAAAGCCGGGTTCGCTGACGCGCCGATCTGCGTCCTGGTCCAAGCGCGAGGGGTTCACGGACGGTTGGGCACATTTGAGCGTCTCCGGCGGCCTCTAGGGTTCTCGGCGTGACCGCGAACGTGCCCAGCTCGACCTACCGGCTCCAGATCACCGGGTCCTTCACCCTCGACCACGCCGCCGAGGAGACCGCGTACCTGCGCGACCTCGGTGTCGGCGCCGTCTACTGCTCGCCGCTGCTGCAGGCCGCGAGCGGCTCCGACCACGGCTACGACACCGTCGACCCGACGCGGGTCGACGCCGACCGGGGCGGGGCGGAGCAGCTGGACGCGCTGCTGGCCCGTGCGCAGGACGAGGGCCTCGGGGTCGTCGTCGACATCGTCCCCAACCACCTCGGCATCGAGGAGCCCTCGGAGAACCCGGCCTTCTTCGACGTGCTGCGCCTCGGCCAGGACTCGCCCTACGCGCCCTGGTTCGACATCGACTGGAGCGCCAACGGCGGCCGCCTGCTCCTGCCCGTGCTCGGCGACGACGCCGTGCTGAGCGTCGAGGACGGCGAGCTGCGCTACTACGACCACCGCTTCCCGCTCGCTCCGGGCACCTGGGTCGAGGGCGACCCCGACGAGACGGCCGACGCGGTGCACGCGCGCCAGCACTACGAGCTCGCGCACTGGACGCGGGCCAACGAGGAGCTGAACTACCGCCGCTTCTTCGCCGTCACCACGCTCGCGGGCGTCCGGCAGGAGGACCCGGAGGTCTTCTCCGCGACGCACGAGCTCGTCGCGAGCTGGCCGGGCAAGGGCGTGACCGGGCTGCGCGTCGACCACCCCGACGGTCTGGTCGACCCGGCCGGCTACCTCGCGCAGCTGCGCGACCTCGCGCCGGACGCCTGGATCACCGTCGAGAAGATCCTCGAGCCGGGCGAGGAGCTGCCGCCGTGGCCGGTCGAGGGCACGACCGGCTACGACGCCATGCGCGAGGTGAACGGGGTCTTCGTCGAC from Microlunatus sagamiharensis includes the following:
- a CDS encoding gamma-glutamyltransferase, which encodes MSVPVGVAAGHEATVEAGRVVLEGGGGAVDAGVAMMLVSCAAETIFTGLAGGGFATVYEAATRTVTCVDFFVAVPGLGERRAGPGTAIEITFVGQRVPYEIGPATVAVPGVPAGARHLWSRWGRLPWADVVAPGLAASYGTPFPRTHAELLPRVAPAMCVGEGDLVYRHGDGSLLEAGDPLRHPDHHRAYELLARDPDAFYSGEFADALLEALADGSALSQADLDAYAVVESRPSVARFDDLTVHARGDDLDDVLGTLQAAGLAVPGDPHHDVASTLGLVAALRAPDRRAETTNLVAVDERGDACVITTSLGLGSGVWVPGFGVHLNSMLGEGELIRAELDPGVRMGSMMSPLVALDADGALVAAAGAAGGSRIRPALVQTLLRVLRGTPPQQAIDAPRLNALPDLVRLEPGFDAAVLEGLALAGVPTAVADGLDPYFGGVSAISTGGAGSDPRRSGHAWLLPPLRSGAADALTLRLPPSR